The DNA region CACGCCAAAAATCAAAGCTTGCGGGGACGATTCGCGGATCATTTTTTGTGATCAAAGGTGAATATTGAATAATTGAGGATAAGCATTATAAAAAAGTCTATAGTTAGTTTCTAAACGTTTTTTGTGTATCTTATAGCCAATGGAAATATGGCGAAATGGAAAGCTTTACATTTTTCGCTAGACATGATAGGCTTATTGTAGTGTCTAATAGATGCGAACTAAAAATTAAATAGAACCCATCACAAAGGGGAGCCTTGGCTGAGATTGAGTACCTACTCTAAACCCTTCGAACCTGTTCGTTAATACGAGCGTAGGAATTGTGATGGAGTAAATATATGCATTTTACTCCTCCTTTGTGAATTGGTTGTTCTAAAGGAGGAGTTTTTTTATGCAACGAAAAAAAGAATTACAAGTCTGGATCGAAGGAACGATCGTTGCGGCGATTGCCATGATTTTGTCTTTTATTCCAACGAATATCGGCAGCAGTTTTTCAATTTCTTTAGGGATGATTCCTGTGACTCTTTTTGCTTTAAGAAGAGGGGCGAAGGCTGGGTTTTTCTCAGCATTCATCTGGGGATTACTTCATTTTCCGTTAGCCCAAGTGTATTATTTGACCCCAGTTCAAGTGGTGATTGAATACATTTTGGCCTTTGGTTTCGCAGGATTTGCTGGCGTTTTTAGTGGGAAGCTACAGCAGTCGATCCAAAATGGGACATTTAAAAAGAGTGTGTCGATCATTTGTTATGCAACATTTTTAGGGACATTGATGCGTTATTTCTGGCATTTTATTGCCGGTGTGATTTTCTGGGGAAGCTTTGCATTGTGGGGAATGAACCCATGGCTGTTTTCATTTGTTATGAATGGCATCAGCGGTCTAGCAACAGCAGTTGTGACAGCTTTATTCTTGATTGCTCTGCTAAAAATCAATCCGAATTTATTTTTTCCAGGAAAACTAGTGAATGTTCTTCAGCAAAAAAAATAAAAAAGACTTGACCGATGTTTTAGTAGGTAAATTATGCTAACAGATCAACTCGTATTCTTTATTTTAGAGTAAATTCTGTCCATTAAAAAAGAAGAAAATTTTACTTGAATAATAGGAAAAAATGAGGCTGTAATATAACTAGCAATTAGTTATATTACAGCCTCTAAAATATTCGATGATAAAAAGATGCACTAATTTTGATTTTAAGTGTCGCGTACTTTTTGAGTCATCGTTTTTCATCTTATTTATTGGTTTACATTTGCATCCAAGTTGGTTCTAATGTATTGCCATCTAAGTCCTGTACCTCAAGACCATACATCTGATCTTCTGGTATGCCCATATCAACTTTATAAAAATCTCCACCGTTTGCTTTGGCTGTTTCACCAAATTTTTTTACAGCATCCGCACTTTCCATACTGAATGATACTAAGACACCGCTTGTCGTTCTGGCGTCTGCAATTGTTTTTTCTTTGATAAATTTACTGTAAAAGTCATGGTTCAACAGCATGATCCAAAAATTATCATCCCAAACCATTGAACTTGCTTCCTCATTAGAAAACTCTTCATTCTTTTTAAAACCTAATTTTTCATAAAATTCTGTCGCTCGTTTAACATCACTTACTGGAAAATTGACAAATACCATTGTAGCCATAGAAAATCAACCTCTCTTTTTTTATTTTTATACGACTAGAGCATCTCACGCAGCTACTTTTTTGTCAAAAATTAGCGTTCACTTTTCAAAAAAAGTTGTGTGACTGGCACTTAAATGGTAGAAACTGTTAAAATGAGTGGAGTGAATACTTAGATTGTCACCTAGATCTTTCGCTGCAGAAGCTAACATAGAGATTTAAAGTGATGGGTGATAGCGGTATGAAGAAAATAAACAGCATCAAAGCAATGAGCTGCTTTTAAATTAGGAGGAACGACTATCAATCAAAAAAGAACATTTATTACTGCGATCTTACTCTTATTACTTATTTTTGTTATCAGCTTGGGAGTGATTTTAGTCATGAATCAAAAAGAACAAAAGGAAACAAGTCAACGATCAGAAACAACTTTGGCGAGCAGTACAACAACTTCTTCAACACAAAAAAGAACTTCAGCTAAAACGCAAGATGAAGCAATCAAAAAGTTGATGGCTTCCATGAGTTTGGAAGAAAAAGTCGGTCAGTTATTCTTAGCTCGTGTGCCGGTTGAAGGTCAGATCGAGAGTATTCAACTGAATCATCTAGGCGGCTATTTACTTTTTGGGCGCGATGTAGAAATGGAGACGCCAGAGACACTAAAAGAAAAAATTGCTTCTTATCAAGAAGCAAGTAAAATTCCATTATTGATTGCCTCTGATGAGGAAGGGGGAACTGTTTCTCGTTTAAGTAGAGGAACTGATTTAGTTGCAGATGCTTTTCAGTCACCCCAAGAAATTTATCAAGCTTCAGGTCTAGCGGGAATTCGTAGGGATATTCAGCAAAAAGCCACTGTGTTACACTCTTACGGTATTCAAGCCGGCCTTTTCCCTGACGCTGATGTTGCTACTGATCCTCAAGCATTTATTTACGATCGGACGCTAGGATTAGATGCAGATAAAACAAGTGAGTATATAAAAACAAGCGTAGAAGAGTTGAAAAATCAAAAGCTTATTTCTACGTTGAAGCATTTTCCAGGTTATGGGAATAATCGAGATTCTCATGTCGAAATCGTTTATGATACAAGAACTTTAGCTGAATTACAAACGAGCGACTTTTTACCTTTTAAAGCAGGGATCTCGGCTGGTGCTGATAGTGTCTTAGTATCTCACAATATTGTAACAAGTATTGATGAAACAATGCCGGCATCTATTTCAAAACCAGTCCATGATTTATTGCGTAATGAGTTAGGGTTTCAGGGCGTGATCATGACAGATGATATGGATATGGCGGGATTAGCCGAATTTATTCCCCAGGAAGAAGCAGGTTTGGCTGCACTGCAAGCCGGCAATGACTTGATTCTATCTTCCTCCTTTCAAGAACAGATTCCCTATGTGCTGCAAGGAATCGAACAAGGAGTCTATACAACAGAGGCATTGGATCAATCTGTGTATCGTGTGTTAAAAATGAAAATGGACATAGGCTTGATAAATCGGTAGATGTCTAGTTTTAAACAGTTGAAAAAACAGCCAACTGATAGAGTAAATTTTCAGCTGGCTGTTTCATTTATATCAAGTTAGGATTCATCTTTTGATAGTTGGCTAATTTATAGGCAAGGTTCTTTTCATAATCTTGATTAAAAAAGCTAAGGTAGAGACAATCAAAGATATACATCAAGGACATGCGAGTGGAAAAAGAAGAAATCTTGTTATAATGGTTCTCCAAGGATGAAAAAAGAAAGACGCCATCAACTTTTGTTTTAAGTAAAGGGCTATTTTTAGAGGTGATCAATAGTACTTTACTTTGATTCTTTTTTAAGGTATCTAAGATTTTTTTGACACTGGAACCTCGTCCTTCATATGAAACAACGATCGCCAGATGGTCTGGTGTACTATTCGCTGCACTCAGGTTTTGTGTGTAATCATCGATGGGGACATTGATTCGTTTCCCGATTTCCTGCAGTTGAAATTGAAAGTTTTGAGCAAAATATATATTTGCGGAAGAAGCATAAACATCGATATATTTCGCTTGTTTCAATAAATCACTATTTGCTGCCATTTGATCAAAATTGTTTGTATCGATGGTGGATTGTACTGTTTGTTCGTATACTGTTTTCAATTTTGTCGTCATTGCATAGAGATTGTCTTCGGCAGAAATAGGATAGTCTATATCGATGATCGGTGTCGTTCGGTGCTCATTTAAATCATTGACTAAGGCGAGTTTAAGATCATTCAGACCATCAAGCTCAAGCTTATTGATCAAACGATAAATGGTTGAAATCGACACGTAAGAATGTTCTGCCAACTCTTGTGGAGAAAAGTGGATCACCTCATCCGGCGTTTCTAAAATGTAATCAACGAGAGTTTGTTCACTAGCAGTTAAAGAATCTAAGCTTTTTAATTTAAAAAATAGGCTCATTATATCAGTTACCTTTCAATGATGTTCGTGTTACTAAATTCAGTATACCTGATAATGACCATTTATGTAAAAAAGAGTGTCGAACCAAGCATTATTTCTACGTTTGGTTCGACACTCAAAAGTTGAATAAATGATGAAAACTGAAACGGCTGTTTTAAAGTAACTCTGCCAACGCTTTTGCAATTCCATCTTCGTTGTTAGTCGCTGTAACTTTGTTCGCTGCACTTTTTAATTCATCTACCGCATTGCCCATTGCAATACCGATTCCAGCGTAATTGATGAGCGACAAATCATTATGTCCGTCACCAAATGAAACAATATGCTCTTGCTGGATTCCTAAAGGCTTAAGCGATTGCTCCAGAGCATGAGCTTTGTCGATCCCCTGATTAGTAAACTCGAAATACATTGGAGCAGAAAAGACGCCACTCACTGTATCTTTAAAAGGGGCTAAAATGTTTTCAGCATGTTTTTGTAAATATTCTGGTTGAGCAGCCACTAAAATTTTGTGTAATGGAAATTCAACAAAAGCAGCTAAATCTGTTTTTTCGCATAACTGGAAGTTCCCGCCGCGAGATTCATACTCAATGATATTGAACTGTTTACCCATAGCGCCAAGATCAAGGATACCATCGTAAACATCGTTCACATACATATAGTCACCGTGAGCAATCATTGGTTTCACATCAAACTGTTTTAAATGTTCTAAAATAGCTTTTGCTGTTTCAGTAGAAAGAGGTTGACTGAACAGTTCTTCTTGCGTGCAAACGTCTAAAACATGTGCGCCATTATATGAAACAAGCAGCCCATTATATTGATCCAATTTCAATTCTTCAACGTATTTTAACATACCGGGAGTTGGTCTGCCGGAAGCCAATACGACTTTGATCCCGTTTTTTTGTGCATCGATCAGGGCCTCTCGTGTATTTTTTGATACTTCTTTTTTATCATTTAACAAAGTACCATCGATATCTAATACAATTGCTTTAATAGTCATGTTCGTTTCTCCTCACTATACAGTTAATTCCAATCGATTTCCTTCTGGATCAGCAATCACTGATTCATAATAGCCGTCACCAGTTGTTCGGCAGGGGCTTAACAATTCATAGCCCTCCAGCACTAAAACGTTCGTCAGCGCATCAACGCTTTGTTTACTACCTAAAGAAATCGCTAAATGGGCAAAGCCTAAGCTTTCACTGGTGCCAGTGCTATTTGTAACATCTTCACGCTGCATGATCTCTAATCTAGCACCATCTTCAAAAGTCAAAAAATAAGAATGAAAACTTGTTTTAGTATTATGATAAAGCTCCGATGATGTTACATTGAAATACGTCTGATAAAAGGTTCGCATGGCTTCTAAGTCACGAACCCATAATCCAATATGTTCTATTTTCAAAATAATCCCTCCGTTTGCAAATGTTTACACTCTCAGTATAAAACAAAACCATCACATAAAGTATGGGACTAGAAAGATTGATAGAATCTTTTCAAAAGTATAATGAAAGTAAGTTTTTTTCTGAAAAAAAAGTATCAGAGCTATTTACTTTATCCATCCGTAAAAGGCAGTTCTTGACAAGTAATATTTCCTCATGCTATATTGAAAACAATAAAAACGAAGAGAGGGATCCGTGCATTGAAAAATTAAGTCAATTTGTTGAAGCTGCATTCAGACTGTATCTTGAAGTGTTTCAAGGGAGCAGTGTGCAGATTTTCAGGATTGGCGATGATTTTTCAGTGTACGGGTCTTTTTGTGTACAGATAAATGAGTAAGCCAGTTCTGAAAAGTGTCGAAGGTGTTTAAAGCAGCCTTCCGCTTTTTTTAACGAGGTGATAGTATGTCAAAAATTGAAATCAAACAACTAACGTTTGGATATGATAATCAAGGAACACTCTTATTTGACCAAGCAAATCTAAATTTCGATACCAGCTGGAAATTAGGTCTAATTGGAAGAAATGGGCGGGGAAAAACGACGCTCCTAAATATTTTACAGAACAAGCTAAGCTATAGCGGACAAATCAACCATCAATTAGAATTTTTGTACTTCCCGCAGCCGATCAAGGATAAAAAACAGCTGACTTTTTATGTTTTACAGGAGATCAGTGATTTTGAACAATGGGAAATCGAACGTGAGTTGAATCTTTTGAACGTCGATCCGCAAATTTTATGGCGTGAGTTTGAAACATTATCTGGTGGGGAGCAGACGAAAGTGCTGCTGGCTTTATTATTCATTGATGATCAGTATTTTCCGCTGATCGATGAACCGACTAATCATTTAGATATCGCAGGTCGCAAGCAAGTAGCAGAATACTTGAAAAAGAAACGTCAGGGATTTATCGTTGTTAGTCATGATCGATCTTTTGTAGACGACGTCGTTGATCATGTATTATCGATCGAGAAGAGTCAGCTGGAATTATATCAAGGAAATTTTTCTGTTTATGAGGAACAAAAGAAGATAAAAGATGAGTTTGAGCTAGCGCAAAATGAAAAGCTAAAAAAAGAAGTCACTCGTCTCCGAAAAACAGCTGCTGAAAAAGCTGAATGGTCTCGATCGAAAGAACAAGATAAGTATGGAAAAGCTTCTGAAAAAGGTAGTGGAGCAATTTACGATACAGGTTTTATTGGTGCTCGGGCAGCACGTACGATGAAACGATCAAAATCGATCGAGAGTAGGATGGAAACACAGCTCGCTGAAAAAGAAAGCTTATTGAAAGATATCGAGTATATCGATCCATTGACCATGAACTATCAACCTGGACATAATAAGCGCCTATTGACAGTTGAACACTTAGCTTTAAGCTATCAAGGTGAGCCTCTGTTTCAACCTGTTTCTTTCACTTTAAGTCAAGGAGATCGACTTGCATTGACTGGTGCAAACGGCTCAGGAAAATCATCGATCATTCGTTTATTACTGAATCAGTTCGAAGGAGAAAGTTCAGGAGAAATCAATCGTCCTGAAAAATTGAACATCAGCTATGTCCGCCAAAATTATGAGGATAATCGAGGAACATTGACGGAGTTCTCAGAAACACAAGGACTAAATCACCAGGAATTTCTCAATAATTTGCATAAACTCGGGATGGAAAGAGACGTTTTTCATAATCGGATCGAGCAAATGAGTATGGGGCAACGTAAAAAAGTTGAACTGGCAAAATCTTTGGCGATGCCAGCAGAATTTTATATTTGGGATGAACCTTTGAATTATTTGGATATATTTAATCAAGAGCAGTTAGAACAATTGATTTTATCCGTCAAGCCAACCATGCTTTTAGTAGAGCATGATCAAGCTTTTTTAGAAAAAATTGCCACACAGATTATACCGTTAGTCAAAGCATGATCTAGGCTATTGATGATTTAAATGTAGAGTACGGAATAAAAGAGCACTTTCTTTTATTCCGTGACGAAACGGGAGAGCACAAATTCATTCTTTCTTATGATGATCATGGATGTTTAGATCACATTTATGATGAAAATTGGGAAACGATGGAAGATGGGAAGAAAAAAATGTTATATGAAAACGCTGAAGAAGAAATCGGTGTATTTTAGCTGAAAGGAAGTGGATTTGTACAATGAAAGTATTGGTAACTGGGTTCGATCCGTTTGGAGGAGAATCAAGAAATCCTTCATATGAAGCTGTAAAACTCTTACCGGATAGAATTGCTGGAGCGACGATAGTCAAAGCTGAAATTCCCACTGAATTTGAAAAAAGTAGTGTTATTTTGAAGAGACTTCTCGAAGAAATGGAGCCTGATATCGTCATTTGTGTTGGGCAAGCTGGTGGACGTAGTGCCATTTCTTTTGAGCGTGTAGCGATCAATCTGGCCGAAGCAAGAATTCCAGATAATAAAGGAAATCAGCCGATAGGTGCTAAACTAGAGCTAGATGGAGAAACGGCCTACTTTACGAACCTACCGATCAAAGCAATGAGAAAAAATGTAGTAGCTCATGAGTTACCTGCAGATATTTCATATACGGCAGGTACTTTTGTCTGTAACGCAGTGATGTATCGATTATTATATCTGATCGATCGAGAATATCCCGATGTACGAGGTGGCTTTATCCATGTTCCTTTTGAGCCTGGACAGGTACTGGATCGGGCACCTGGAACTGCTTGTTTACCACTTCCAACTATTTGTGACAGTCTTTATTATGCTATTGAAGCGTGTGTAACGAATCCGTTTGATAGTGAAGAAAATGCTGGAACACTTCAATGATCAAAAGCCAATCCTAGTGCAGATATCTGACTGGGATTGGTTTTTGATCAGTTATAAAAGGTGAGTTTTATTTTACTGATAATGATTCTCATTATCATACGCTTGTGTTATACTAACTCAATAAGGAAAGGAGTGGATCAAGGATTCTTTAGACGGGCTATCCATCCTTTCAAACGTAACAGACAATCAGCTATTTTTTTAACTGATCTGTTGGCTAAAGGACGATATCAACTTAAAATAAACAGTCCTGTCTATGGGCAGTTATTATTTTTATCTATAGTAAAACAAGAAGGGCCGGAAAAATGAAAAAATTAAAAATTCAAGATTTTATTTCAATTGGTATTTATACTGCTATTTATTTTTTGATTGTATCGATCGCCTTGGCGATCCTAACATTCACGATTCCTACATTTAACAACGTTTTGATTCCTAGTGCGACTGCTTTGTTCGCTGGAATCGTCTATTTATTAGTGATCCAGCGTATTCCTCGATTCGGTGCGATTACAATCATGGGGAGTGTGATGGGATTATTTTTCCTGATATCTGGACATTTTCCTTTATCATTCTTACCAAGTATTATTTGTGCAGTCGCTGCAGATTTGCTGCAATATAAAACGAGATTACCACAAAAAGCTCGGACGGTGATCAGTTATACTGTTTTTAGTTTTGGATTGATGGGTCCTGTGCTGCCATTGTGGTTTATGAAAAATGCATACATCGATGCATTGATTGCTCGCGGCAAAGATTCAGTGTACATCGAAAAAGTCTTTACACCGATCACGACGGGCATGTTTTATTTTTGTACAATCGCTGTTATTGTTTGTAGTGTTTTAGGTATATTGATTGGACAAAAAATCTATGTGAAACATTTTGATAAAACCAAAGGGAAGAATTATGAGCAAAGTATGCGTAACGTTTGATCCTAGAAGTAAGTTATGTACGATTTTATTTGCAAGCTTTTTGCTGATGTTCCCTTTACCATTTGTTGCTGAAATACTTTTTGTGAGCTTGTTATATGGACTGTTTATTTTAAATGGTGCATTTAAAAAAGGAACGATTTTCTATGCGATTTTCTGGTTGTTCATTCTTGGTGATCATTTGTTATTTCCCTACATAGATAATGGAGCGGCAGCTTTTTTTGATTTTATTTTGGTTGGGAATCGTCGTTTATTACCGACGGTTATGGCAGCAGCTTTTGCAATGAATCAGACAAAAATCAGTGAATGGATCGCAGCATTAAAAAAATGCCGTATACCTTTTGGCTTGATCGTTCCTTTAACGGTGCTATTCCGCTTTTTCCCAACTTTTTTTCAAGATTTTAAAAGTATCCGAAATGCCATGAAGTATCGGGGGATCGCTGTCTCGACAGTAGATTTATTTATGCATCCTTTTCAAACAATGGAATACATCATTGTTCCCGTACTGATGTCAGCAGAAAATACGTCATTGGATTTATCAGCAGCTGCGCTAGCTCGAGGATTGGCTAACCCAACAGCTCATACAAGTGTTTATGAGATTCGTTTAAAAATACAGGACTATGTATTGATCGGCCTGATTATTCTAGGTATGTTGTTTGGGAGGAAGATTGGATGATCGACTTAAAAAAGATGACATTTGCTTATGAGGATAAAGAGACGGTGATCAAGAGCATCGATCTATCTGTTCAGCCTGGTGAATTTATTGTTTTATGTGGAAAAAGCGGTTGTGGAAAATCGACACTGCTTAGACTGTTGAATGGCTTGATACCGGAATTATATACGGGAGATCTGACAGGAGAAGGAACGATTTTAGGACACGACTTTTTAACAAAAGAATTTAACCAGTATGTTCGTGATATCGGTACGGTTTTTCAAAATCCAAAAACACAATTTTTTACAAATGATGTTTATTCAGAATTAGCATTTGCTATGGAGAATTATGGTATACCTAGGACAGAAATTATTGAAAGGATCAATGAAATCACAGAATTATTTTCGTTGACACCATTTTTAGATAGAAGCATGTTTCATTTATCTGGAGGGCAGAAACAGTTGATTGCTTTTGCTTCTGCAAGTATGTTGGAACATCGCTTATTCTTATTAGATGAGCCTTCAAGTAACTTAGATGGTGAAACAGTTGAAAAACTGAAAGAGTATTTGCAAATCTTCAAGAATTTAGGAATGACGATCATAGTTTCTGAACATCGTTTGTACTATTTAAAAGAGCTTGTAGATCGCTATATACTTATGGATGAAGGGGAGATCGTTGCACAATATACACGACAAGAAATGAATGAAAAATCACCTGATGAGATAGGTCAGTTAGGATTGCGTTCGCTTAAGCAAACGACTTTTATAAAAAAAGAATCACAGAAAGTTTCAAGAGAACATGTACTAACTTGTCAAAATTTGGATTTTTATTATCGAAGAAGCGGATCAGTTTCTGTAAGAATCCCTGATTTAGAGCTAGCTAGTTCATCTGTAACAGGTATCATTGGTCATAATGGTGCAGGAAAATCTACCTTTTCGAAACTTATATCAGGTCTCATTAAGCCGCGTTCTGGGAAAATCCTATTGAACCAAAAAACAATGACGCCTAAAGAGCTGATCAAAGAAAGTTTTGTTGTCATGCAGGATGTGAATTTACAGCTATTTTTTGAAACTGTAGAAAAAGAAATTTGTCTACATGCAAAAGAAAGTGAAGAAATCGATCAAATCATCGCGATGCTTCATTTAGAACCGCTGCTTTTTCGCCATCCTCAAACCTTATCAGGTGGAGAAAAACAACGGGTTGCGATTGCCAGTGCTGTTTTATCTGGAAAGAAAATTATTATTTTTGATGAGCCTACAAGTGGACTTGATTTGATGCATATGGAAGAAGTTGCCGCAACAATACGTTGGTTGAAGGAGCGAGATATTTTGGTTTTGATCATTTCACATGATAAAGAATTTCTTAGCCAAACATGCCAGCGAATCGTGCATTTTGATCAAGGAGAAATCATCGATGACTATTTTATTGAAAATACAGAGATCGATCATGGAGGGAAATAAATGTATATTGTAACGAATACGATCCAGGCAGAAACAGAACATTCCCAGCGAATTATTCAGCAGTTTACTGCAGGTCATACGAAAGAAAGCATGGAAGCAGTTGAAGGATTTTTAAATTTTCAGTTGATGTATCGAGTGTTGCCAGAAACTCCAGAAATCACAGAATTAGTTGTACTAAGTCGCTGGGTATCAAAGGAGCACCAAAAAAATTGGGTAAAAAGTCAGTCTTTTAAACAAATGCATCAAAGAAATTCAGAAAAGAAAGAGTCGAGAGAAAAGTCAAAATCCTCTGGGATTATTTCTAGCACGATTGCCGAATATGAAGTGTTGACATGAGGAAAACTAGTTAAACCAGAAGCATAGAGCTTTGAGAATAAAGACCTTGATGTTGATACTTAGAGAGATGATTAAAACAAAGTTAAGTCATTTCTACTTCTACGTTTACTCATTGCTAAAAGACCATGCCGTAACTTATAGAGTTATGTCATGGCCTTTTTTGTATCTGTTCAATATGAATGACATTGGAATAATTTTATAAAAAAATTCAAAAAATAGATTATCGGAATTGTTTTTTCAGTTTGATTCGGATTTCGTCTAAGTGCCGTTCGTTGTACGTACAATTATCTGATTTTTGTGAAATCGTTTGCCGTTGTGATTTAGGTTACTTAAAGGAAATCTTTTTAACTATCTATACAGATCGATCCTAAACAGAGCAAGCAAGATAAATAGAAATAGCTATAAAACAATGGAGAATTGTTGAACATCAAGGGAAAAACGTTTATGCTTATGAAGTAGA from Enterococcus sp. 9D6_DIV0238 includes:
- a CDS encoding VOC family protein; this translates as MKIEHIGLWVRDLEAMRTFYQTYFNVTSSELYHNTKTSFHSYFLTFEDGARLEIMQREDVTNSTGTSESLGFAHLAISLGSKQSVDALTNVLVLEGYELLSPCRTTGDGYYESVIADPEGNRLELTV
- a CDS encoding MurR/RpiR family transcriptional regulator gives rise to the protein MSLFFKLKSLDSLTASEQTLVDYILETPDEVIHFSPQELAEHSYVSISTIYRLINKLELDGLNDLKLALVNDLNEHRTTPIIDIDYPISAEDNLYAMTTKLKTVYEQTVQSTIDTNNFDQMAANSDLLKQAKYIDVYASSANIYFAQNFQFQLQEIGKRINVPIDDYTQNLSAANSTPDHLAIVVSYEGRGSSVKKILDTLKKNQSKVLLITSKNSPLLKTKVDGVFLFSSLENHYNKISSFSTRMSLMYIFDCLYLSFFNQDYEKNLAYKLANYQKMNPNLI
- a CDS encoding antibiotic biosynthesis monooxygenase; protein product: MYIVTNTIQAETEHSQRIIQQFTAGHTKESMEAVEGFLNFQLMYRVLPETPEITELVVLSRWVSKEHQKNWVKSQSFKQMHQRNSEKKESREKSKSSGIISSTIAEYEVLT
- a CDS encoding glycoside hydrolase family 3 protein, which codes for MNQKEQKETSQRSETTLASSTTTSSTQKRTSAKTQDEAIKKLMASMSLEEKVGQLFLARVPVEGQIESIQLNHLGGYLLFGRDVEMETPETLKEKIASYQEASKIPLLIASDEEGGTVSRLSRGTDLVADAFQSPQEIYQASGLAGIRRDIQQKATVLHSYGIQAGLFPDADVATDPQAFIYDRTLGLDADKTSEYIKTSVEELKNQKLISTLKHFPGYGNNRDSHVEIVYDTRTLAELQTSDFLPFKAGISAGADSVLVSHNIVTSIDETMPASISKPVHDLLRNELGFQGVIMTDDMDMAGLAEFIPQEEAGLAALQAGNDLILSSSFQEQIPYVLQGIEQGVYTTEALDQSVYRVLKMKMDIGLINR
- the pcp gene encoding pyroglutamyl-peptidase I is translated as MKVLVTGFDPFGGESRNPSYEAVKLLPDRIAGATIVKAEIPTEFEKSSVILKRLLEEMEPDIVICVGQAGGRSAISFERVAINLAEARIPDNKGNQPIGAKLELDGETAYFTNLPIKAMRKNVVAHELPADISYTAGTFVCNAVMYRLLYLIDREYPDVRGGFIHVPFEPGQVLDRAPGTACLPLPTICDSLYYAIEACVTNPFDSEENAGTLQ
- a CDS encoding energy-coupling factor transporter transmembrane component T; its protein translation is MSKVCVTFDPRSKLCTILFASFLLMFPLPFVAEILFVSLLYGLFILNGAFKKGTIFYAIFWLFILGDHLLFPYIDNGAAAFFDFILVGNRRLLPTVMAAAFAMNQTKISEWIAALKKCRIPFGLIVPLTVLFRFFPTFFQDFKSIRNAMKYRGIAVSTVDLFMHPFQTMEYIIVPVLMSAENTSLDLSAAALARGLANPTAHTSVYEIRLKIQDYVLIGLIILGMLFGRKIG
- a CDS encoding VOC family protein, which codes for MATMVFVNFPVSDVKRATEFYEKLGFKKNEEFSNEEASSMVWDDNFWIMLLNHDFYSKFIKEKTIADARTTSGVLVSFSMESADAVKKFGETAKANGGDFYKVDMGIPEDQMYGLEVQDLDGNTLEPTWMQM
- a CDS encoding Lsa family ABC-F type ribosomal protection protein; this translates as MSKIEIKQLTFGYDNQGTLLFDQANLNFDTSWKLGLIGRNGRGKTTLLNILQNKLSYSGQINHQLEFLYFPQPIKDKKQLTFYVLQEISDFEQWEIERELNLLNVDPQILWREFETLSGGEQTKVLLALLFIDDQYFPLIDEPTNHLDIAGRKQVAEYLKKKRQGFIVVSHDRSFVDDVVDHVLSIEKSQLELYQGNFSVYEEQKKIKDEFELAQNEKLKKEVTRLRKTAAEKAEWSRSKEQDKYGKASEKGSGAIYDTGFIGARAARTMKRSKSIESRMETQLAEKESLLKDIEYIDPLTMNYQPGHNKRLLTVEHLALSYQGEPLFQPVSFTLSQGDRLALTGANGSGKSSIIRLLLNQFEGESSGEINRPEKLNISYVRQNYEDNRGTLTEFSETQGLNHQEFLNNLHKLGMERDVFHNRIEQMSMGQRKKVELAKSLAMPAEFYIWDEPLNYLDIFNQEQLEQLILSVKPTMLLVEHDQAFLEKIATQIIPLVKA
- a CDS encoding Cof-type HAD-IIB family hydrolase; amino-acid sequence: MTIKAIVLDIDGTLLNDKKEVSKNTREALIDAQKNGIKVVLASGRPTPGMLKYVEELKLDQYNGLLVSYNGAHVLDVCTQEELFSQPLSTETAKAILEHLKQFDVKPMIAHGDYMYVNDVYDGILDLGAMGKQFNIIEYESRGGNFQLCEKTDLAAFVEFPLHKILVAAQPEYLQKHAENILAPFKDTVSGVFSAPMYFEFTNQGIDKAHALEQSLKPLGIQQEHIVSFGDGHNDLSLINYAGIGIAMGNAVDELKSAANKVTATNNEDGIAKALAELL
- a CDS encoding ABC transporter ATP-binding protein, which gives rise to MIDLKKMTFAYEDKETVIKSIDLSVQPGEFIVLCGKSGCGKSTLLRLLNGLIPELYTGDLTGEGTILGHDFLTKEFNQYVRDIGTVFQNPKTQFFTNDVYSELAFAMENYGIPRTEIIERINEITELFSLTPFLDRSMFHLSGGQKQLIAFASASMLEHRLFLLDEPSSNLDGETVEKLKEYLQIFKNLGMTIIVSEHRLYYLKELVDRYILMDEGEIVAQYTRQEMNEKSPDEIGQLGLRSLKQTTFIKKESQKVSREHVLTCQNLDFYYRRSGSVSVRIPDLELASSSVTGIIGHNGAGKSTFSKLISGLIKPRSGKILLNQKTMTPKELIKESFVVMQDVNLQLFFETVEKEICLHAKESEEIDQIIAMLHLEPLLFRHPQTLSGGEKQRVAIASAVLSGKKIIIFDEPTSGLDLMHMEEVAATIRWLKERDILVLIISHDKEFLSQTCQRIVHFDQGEIIDDYFIENTEIDHGGK
- the thiT gene encoding energy-coupled thiamine transporter ThiT, translating into MQRKKELQVWIEGTIVAAIAMILSFIPTNIGSSFSISLGMIPVTLFALRRGAKAGFFSAFIWGLLHFPLAQVYYLTPVQVVIEYILAFGFAGFAGVFSGKLQQSIQNGTFKKSVSIICYATFLGTLMRYFWHFIAGVIFWGSFALWGMNPWLFSFVMNGISGLATAVVTALFLIALLKINPNLFFPGKLVNVLQQKK
- a CDS encoding MptD family putative ECF transporter S component, which produces MKKLKIQDFISIGIYTAIYFLIVSIALAILTFTIPTFNNVLIPSATALFAGIVYLLVIQRIPRFGAITIMGSVMGLFFLISGHFPLSFLPSIICAVAADLLQYKTRLPQKARTVISYTVFSFGLMGPVLPLWFMKNAYIDALIARGKDSVYIEKVFTPITTGMFYFCTIAVIVCSVLGILIGQKIYVKHFDKTKGKNYEQSMRNV